The Paracoccus seriniphilus genome includes a window with the following:
- a CDS encoding LysR family transcriptional regulator: MKIEAIDIFNELVRSGSIRQAAEGLNTSPTAVVRQLDKLEHSFGTPLVERTPRGIRLTAAGEVLAASTSRVAQELKTAHQLIDDYKGLRRGRVAIHTNGAAASAILAPALSEFSRSHPEISMEVNVSSAQGALDAVAEGRSQFSVTMFAPKDPRVEVLFRAPVYHEPIMSPDHPLAARVELSMADLIRHRLALPNRSFGMRRAFDARLHDLGLPTEDYTFTTPSLEMQIELALRCSAILILPRMTVARWLDMGQFVCRPFVKSEKIISWLELSHANSRTQSIAARRFRDFLMGFLGRRLSVAE; this comes from the coding sequence ATGAAAATTGAAGCGATCGACATCTTTAACGAGCTGGTCCGATCCGGCTCGATCCGCCAGGCTGCCGAAGGTCTGAACACCTCGCCGACGGCTGTGGTGCGCCAGCTGGACAAGCTGGAGCACAGCTTCGGCACGCCGCTTGTCGAACGCACGCCGCGCGGAATTCGTCTGACCGCCGCGGGCGAAGTGCTCGCGGCAAGCACATCCAGGGTCGCGCAGGAACTGAAGACGGCGCATCAGTTGATCGATGATTACAAGGGCTTGCGGCGCGGTCGCGTGGCCATCCATACCAATGGGGCTGCTGCGAGTGCCATCCTTGCCCCGGCCTTGTCCGAATTTTCCCGCAGTCACCCCGAGATCTCGATGGAGGTGAACGTCAGTTCGGCGCAGGGGGCGCTTGATGCGGTGGCCGAAGGGCGATCGCAGTTTTCCGTGACGATGTTCGCGCCAAAAGACCCCCGCGTCGAGGTCCTGTTCCGCGCGCCCGTCTATCATGAGCCGATCATGTCCCCCGATCACCCGCTTGCGGCCAGGGTCGAACTGTCCATGGCCGACCTGATCCGGCACAGGCTTGCCTTGCCCAATCGCTCTTTCGGCATGAGACGCGCCTTCGACGCGCGATTGCACGATCTCGGCTTGCCGACCGAGGATTACACCTTCACCACGCCATCCCTTGAAATGCAGATCGAGCTTGCCCTCAGATGCAGCGCCATCCTGATCCTGCCACGGATGACGGTGGCGCGGTGGCTGGACATGGGGCAGTTCGTCTGCCGTCCCTTCGTGAAATCGGAAAAGATCATATCCTGGCTGGAGTTGAGCCACGCAAACAGCAGGACGCAAAGCATTGCCGCGCGCAGGTTCAGGGATTTCCTGATGGGCTTTCTGGGGCGGCGCCTGTCGGTCGCCGAGTAG
- a CDS encoding ABC transporter substrate-binding protein has product MTKSLAVLKGTCLAILLAGTAPVWAQDTHAVTFVQPVEPQGLDPTVSSPVAAGQVTWQNVFEGLVAIDRDGRVVPQLARDWTISEDGLTYSFHLRDDVTFQNGVPFDATTAKFTLERILGENSTNGQKANYTAISGVEAVDATTLVLTLSRRDADLLYWLGYPAAVMVEPGSADSNGTTPVGTGPFKVDEWRKGDRVLMSAWDGYWGEAPALETVTARFINDPQAQAAALQAGQVDIVGNLNAPELFAQFTDDPDFHAVAGAGEMEIVAGMNNAKPPFDDLRVRQALMMAVDRPSLVAAVSSGHGTEIGSHFSPANPFYEDLTGEFPYDPQRAKALLTEAGYPDGFSFEFKVPTRPYAQRSAEILQAFFSQIGVNANIQSSDFPATWIQDVFKDTNYDMTIVGHAEPLDIGIYARDNYYFNYDNAEFRQQMDQIAAATDETARETGYRKAQEILAHDLPALFLFSYPKLGVWKAGLDGVWENGPVPANDMTDVHWVD; this is encoded by the coding sequence ATGACCAAATCCCTCGCCGTTCTCAAAGGCACATGTCTTGCCATTCTTCTTGCCGGCACGGCGCCGGTCTGGGCACAGGACACTCATGCAGTGACATTTGTTCAGCCCGTCGAACCGCAGGGCCTTGATCCGACCGTGTCCTCGCCCGTCGCGGCAGGTCAGGTGACATGGCAGAACGTCTTCGAAGGGCTTGTGGCCATTGATCGCGATGGCCGCGTGGTGCCGCAACTGGCGAGGGATTGGACAATCTCGGAAGATGGTCTGACCTACAGCTTCCACCTGCGCGATGACGTCACATTCCAGAATGGCGTGCCTTTTGACGCCACGACGGCCAAATTCACGCTCGAACGTATTCTGGGCGAGAATTCGACCAACGGACAAAAGGCGAATTACACGGCGATTTCCGGGGTCGAAGCCGTTGATGCGACCACCCTGGTGCTGACACTGTCCAGACGCGACGCCGACCTGCTGTATTGGCTGGGCTATCCCGCCGCCGTCATGGTCGAACCCGGATCTGCCGACAGCAATGGCACCACCCCTGTCGGCACCGGCCCGTTCAAGGTGGACGAATGGCGCAAGGGCGATCGTGTCCTCATGAGCGCATGGGACGGATATTGGGGCGAGGCCCCCGCACTGGAAACCGTCACCGCGCGCTTCATCAATGATCCGCAGGCGCAGGCGGCGGCCCTGCAGGCCGGACAGGTGGACATCGTCGGCAATCTCAACGCGCCAGAGCTGTTCGCCCAGTTCACCGATGATCCGGATTTCCATGCCGTCGCCGGAGCGGGCGAGATGGAAATCGTGGCCGGGATGAACAACGCCAAGCCACCCTTCGATGACCTGCGGGTGCGCCAGGCGCTGATGATGGCGGTGGATCGTCCCAGCCTTGTCGCGGCAGTCAGCTCGGGCCATGGCACCGAAATCGGATCGCATTTCTCGCCCGCGAACCCGTTTTACGAAGATCTCACCGGCGAATTTCCCTATGATCCCCAGCGCGCCAAGGCGCTTTTGACCGAGGCCGGCTATCCCGACGGCTTCTCGTTCGAGTTCAAGGTGCCGACCCGCCCCTATGCGCAACGCTCGGCGGAAATCCTGCAGGCATTCTTTTCGCAGATCGGCGTGAACGCGAATATTCAGAGTTCCGATTTCCCGGCCACATGGATTCAGGATGTCTTCAAGGACACCAATTACGACATGACCATCGTCGGTCATGCCGAGCCCTTGGATATCGGCATCTATGCCCGCGACAACTACTACTTCAACTACGACAATGCCGAGTTCCGCCAGCAGATGGATCAGATCGCGGCGGCAACGGATGAAACAGCGCGCGAGACCGGCTATCGCAAGGCCCAGGAAATCCTGGCTCATGATCTGCCCGCGCTGTTCCTGTTCTCTTATCCGAAACTGGGCGTGTGGAAGGCCGGTCTGGATGGCGTGTGGGAAAACGGTCCGGTTCCGGCCAATGACATGACCGACGTGCATTGGGTCGACTGA
- a CDS encoding ABC transporter permease, giving the protein MTRPLTFLRSLLGTAAVLLIASLVIFLLIDAAPGDPAEIMLGTSAQPDTLAALRAELGLDRPLMVRYLGWLAGVFTGDLGQSYTYGVAVRELIAERLTVTLPLTLMATVLAVVISLPLGVIAAARPGKPEDGLASLFSQIGIAVPNFWIGLLLILAFALKFKWFPPGGFPGWDAGFGPAFSALVLPSIALAIPQAAVLTRVTRAAVIEVANEDFVRTARAKGLSRNRALWRHTVPNSLLPVVTMLGLQIPFLISGAVLVENVFSLPGIGTLAYQALSQRDLIVVQNVVLLFAVIVLVVNAGTDALYARLDPRLRARK; this is encoded by the coding sequence ATGACACGACCTCTGACATTTCTGCGCAGCCTGCTGGGGACTGCGGCGGTCTTGCTGATTGCCTCGCTGGTGATCTTCCTGCTGATCGACGCCGCCCCCGGCGATCCCGCCGAGATCATGCTGGGCACCTCGGCGCAGCCTGACACCCTGGCCGCCCTGCGCGCCGAGCTTGGCCTTGATCGCCCGTTGATGGTGCGCTATCTCGGCTGGCTCGCCGGCGTGTTCACCGGCGATCTCGGTCAATCCTACACCTATGGCGTGGCGGTGCGGGAACTCATCGCGGAACGCCTGACAGTGACCCTGCCGCTGACCCTGATGGCAACGGTTCTGGCAGTGGTCATCTCCCTGCCTCTGGGTGTCATCGCCGCCGCACGGCCCGGAAAGCCAGAGGACGGTCTGGCCTCGCTGTTTTCCCAGATCGGCATTGCCGTGCCGAATTTCTGGATCGGGCTTTTGCTCATTCTGGCCTTTGCCCTGAAGTTCAAATGGTTTCCACCGGGCGGTTTCCCCGGATGGGATGCGGGGTTCGGCCCGGCCTTCAGTGCGCTTGTCCTGCCATCGATCGCCCTGGCCATTCCGCAGGCGGCGGTTCTGACCCGCGTCACCCGTGCTGCGGTCATCGAGGTCGCAAACGAGGATTTCGTGCGCACCGCCCGCGCCAAAGGGCTGTCGCGCAACCGTGCCCTGTGGCGCCATACCGTGCCCAACTCGCTGCTGCCGGTCGTCACCATGCTGGGCCTGCAAATACCGTTTCTCATCTCGGGGGCGGTGCTGGTCGAAAATGTCTTCAGCCTGCCCGGCATCGGAACGCTGGCATATCAGGCGCTGTCACAACGCGATCTGATCGTCGTGCAGAATGTCGTCCTGCTGTTCGCGGTGATCGTTCTGGTCGTCAATGCGGGAACGGACGCGCTTTACGCCCGTCTTGACCCCCGGCTGAGGGCGCGCAAATGA
- a CDS encoding ABC transporter permease encodes MTRLPKSLILGGLITAIMVGAAVLSRFWTPADPVGMNIIARLKAPGEMGLLGTDQIGRDVLSIIMAGAWTSLGIASVATFIGGGLGTLIGVIAAARGGWVERLVMAFNGVLFAFPPILSAILLGALLGPGAITSMVAIGIFMVPVFARVTRAAAIQIWARDYVKAARMAGKNDALITLEHVLPNISAQIIVQLAIQTGLGILSEAGLSFLGMGVSPPTPSWGRMLSESQTYLSSAPHLVLAPGLAIAVAVLGLNLLGDGLRDLTDPRRRQNA; translated from the coding sequence ATGACCCGGCTGCCGAAATCCCTGATCCTGGGTGGCCTGATCACCGCCATCATGGTCGGCGCGGCCGTCCTGAGCCGGTTCTGGACCCCGGCGGACCCCGTCGGGATGAACATCATCGCCCGCCTCAAGGCACCGGGAGAGATGGGGCTTCTGGGCACGGATCAGATCGGCCGCGACGTGCTGTCCATCATCATGGCTGGCGCATGGACGTCACTGGGAATTGCCAGCGTCGCCACTTTCATCGGTGGCGGTCTCGGGACCCTGATCGGCGTGATCGCGGCCGCGCGGGGCGGCTGGGTCGAGCGGCTGGTGATGGCCTTCAACGGTGTGCTCTTCGCCTTTCCCCCGATCCTCTCGGCAATCCTGCTTGGCGCGCTGCTGGGGCCGGGCGCGATCACCTCGATGGTGGCCATCGGCATCTTCATGGTGCCGGTTTTCGCCCGCGTGACCCGTGCCGCCGCAATCCAGATCTGGGCGCGCGACTATGTCAAGGCCGCGCGCATGGCCGGCAAGAATGACGCCCTGATCACCCTGGAGCATGTGCTGCCCAACATCTCGGCGCAGATCATCGTGCAGCTTGCCATCCAGACGGGCCTGGGCATCCTGTCCGAGGCCGGGCTGTCCTTTCTGGGCATGGGTGTCTCGCCGCCCACGCCAAGCTGGGGCCGGATGCTCTCGGAAAGCCAGACCTATCTTTCCAGCGCGCCGCATCTGGTGCTGGCGCCCGGCCTTGCCATCGCCGTCGCCGTGCTGGGGCTGAATCTCCTGGGGGACGGGTTGCGTGATCTGACCGACCCCAGACGGAGGCAAAACGCATGA
- a CDS encoding ATP-binding cassette domain-containing protein, which translates to MILDVRDLRVSFTREKLPPVEVVHGVSFSLERGKTLGIVGESGSGKSVISLTTIGLLPGTARASGQVLFDGRDILTLPERELCKLRGNRIGMIFQEPMTALNPAMRVGAQIAEGLVLNNGMSKRAARAEALRLLDMVQIPRAAERIDSFPHEMSGGQRQRVGIAIALALKPDLLIADEPTTALDVTVQAEILDILDDLVSDLGISLILISHDLGVIARIADRTLVMYRGDEMEQGPTEDILRRPGHAYTRKLLDAMPGRVRASMKENG; encoded by the coding sequence ATGATACTGGATGTGCGCGACCTGCGCGTCTCTTTCACCCGTGAAAAGCTGCCGCCGGTCGAGGTCGTGCATGGGGTCAGCTTTTCCCTCGAACGCGGCAAGACCCTTGGAATCGTGGGCGAAAGCGGTTCCGGGAAATCGGTCATCTCCCTGACCACGATCGGCCTGTTGCCGGGCACGGCCCGTGCCTCGGGGCAGGTCCTGTTCGACGGGCGCGATATCCTGACCCTGCCCGAGCGCGAACTTTGCAAGCTGCGCGGCAACCGGATCGGAATGATTTTCCAGGAACCGATGACGGCCCTCAATCCCGCCATGCGCGTGGGCGCACAGATTGCGGAAGGTCTGGTGCTGAACAACGGAATGTCCAAGAGAGCCGCCCGCGCCGAGGCCCTGCGCCTTCTGGACATGGTGCAGATCCCGCGCGCGGCCGAAAGGATAGACAGCTTTCCCCATGAAATGTCGGGCGGACAACGCCAGAGGGTCGGCATCGCCATCGCCCTTGCCCTGAAACCGGACCTGCTGATCGCCGATGAGCCGACCACGGCGCTGGATGTGACCGTGCAGGCCGAGATCCTTGATATTCTTGACGATCTGGTCAGCGATCTGGGGATATCCCTTATCCTGATCTCGCATGATCTCGGGGTGATCGCGCGGATCGCGGACCGCACTCTGGTGATGTATCGCGGTGATGAAATGGAACAGGGCCCGACCGAGGATATCCTGCGCCGCCCCGGCCACGCCTATACGCGCAAACTTCTGGATGCGATGCCCGGACGGGTGCGGGCATCGATGAAGGAGAACGGATGA
- a CDS encoding ATP-binding cassette domain-containing protein — protein sequence MTPLLEIRNLTRHFDLGSGIVKALDDISLTLNTGEIMGIVGESGSGKSTLARIVMGLDHPTAGTVVLDQRDIFSLVPRELRRARRDFQMVFQDPYGSLNPRHRVGRIIAEPLHLIPSAPRGAARRQMVGELLEEVGLDAGDQDRFPHEFSGGQRQRIAIARALITKPRLLVADEATSALDLTVQKQILDLILKLRSKHAVSVLFITHNIGVVEEICDTVAVMQNGKLVEFGRAKAVLDAPQQAYTRRLLAAEPRLDVIGRKSRTAVR from the coding sequence ATGACTCCTCTGTTGGAAATCAGGAATCTGACCCGCCATTTCGATCTGGGCTCGGGCATTGTCAAAGCCCTGGATGACATATCCCTGACCCTGAACACGGGCGAGATCATGGGAATCGTCGGGGAATCCGGCTCGGGCAAATCGACGCTTGCCCGGATTGTCATGGGGCTTGACCATCCTACAGCGGGCACTGTGGTGCTGGATCAGCGCGACATTTTCAGTCTTGTCCCGCGTGAGCTGCGCAGGGCGCGGCGCGATTTCCAGATGGTGTTTCAGGATCCCTATGGCTCGCTCAACCCGCGCCATCGCGTGGGCCGGATCATCGCCGAGCCCCTTCATCTTATCCCTTCGGCGCCCAGGGGCGCGGCGCGGCGCCAGATGGTCGGCGAGCTGCTGGAAGAAGTCGGATTGGATGCCGGCGATCAGGACCGCTTTCCCCATGAGTTTTCCGGCGGCCAGCGCCAAAGGATCGCCATTGCCCGGGCGCTGATCACGAAACCGCGCCTGCTTGTGGCGGATGAGGCCACCTCGGCCCTTGATCTGACCGTCCAGAAGCAGATCCTGGACCTGATCCTGAAACTGCGCAGCAAGCATGCGGTCTCGGTCCTGTTCATCACCCATAATATCGGCGTGGTCGAAGAGATCTGCGATACGGTGGCGGTGATGCAGAATGGCAAGCTGGTCGAGTTTGGCCGGGCGAAGGCCGTGCTCGACGCACCGCAGCAGGCCTATACCCGGCGACTTCTGGCCGCCGAGCCGCGCCTTGACGTGATCGGTCGCAAATCCCGAACTGCCGTCCGCTAG
- a CDS encoding amidase, producing the protein MSELSKTTDAGREILDLPAREILTAFRNRNLSPVEYMTALIARVEASEPKVKALYLFRPEEALEEARAAEARYAKGAPAGCLDGMPVTIKELIATKGDPVPVGTAATELVPAPADAPTAARLREEGAILYAKTTCPDYGMLTSGLSSFHPLSRNPWDLTQNPGGSSAGAAAAAAAGYGPLHIGTDIGGSIRLPAGWTGLFGLKPSLGRVPIDPYYTGRVAGPMTPTVDDSALLMDVITRPDWRDATSLPYEKLNWDAPAADVRGLKIGLMLDAGCGNETAPEILDAVSQAADLFASHGAEVVPIAPVLTREMLDGLDYAWRARFWGIMNDLSEAQRAKILPYIHDWAEAGAHVSPQDVATGFDQTFAMRRSTSEAFQKVDVILSPVNPNVSYPADWASPTNDPARPFEHICFTVPWNMGEQPACSINCGFTQSGMPIGLQIIAPRFQDQMVFSLARAYENWRGPITNWPRIDA; encoded by the coding sequence ATGTCCGAACTTTCCAAGACGACAGATGCCGGACGCGAAATTCTGGATCTTCCTGCACGCGAAATCCTGACAGCGTTTCGCAATCGCAACCTGTCCCCGGTCGAATACATGACGGCGCTGATCGCGCGTGTCGAAGCCAGTGAACCCAAGGTGAAGGCGCTCTACCTGTTCCGCCCCGAAGAAGCGCTGGAAGAGGCCCGCGCCGCCGAGGCCCGCTATGCCAAGGGCGCACCGGCGGGCTGCCTTGACGGCATGCCCGTCACCATCAAGGAACTTATCGCGACCAAGGGCGATCCGGTGCCCGTGGGAACGGCCGCAACCGAACTGGTGCCCGCGCCCGCCGATGCCCCCACCGCGGCACGGTTGCGGGAAGAGGGTGCCATCCTCTATGCCAAGACGACCTGCCCCGATTACGGAATGCTGACATCGGGCCTGTCCAGCTTTCACCCCCTGTCGCGCAACCCCTGGGATCTGACGCAGAACCCCGGAGGATCCAGCGCGGGCGCAGCGGCGGCGGCGGCGGCAGGCTATGGTCCGCTGCATATCGGCACGGATATCGGTGGCTCGATCCGCCTGCCTGCCGGCTGGACGGGGCTGTTCGGTCTGAAGCCGTCATTGGGCCGGGTGCCGATTGACCCCTATTATACCGGCCGCGTTGCGGGCCCGATGACCCCCACCGTGGATGATTCCGCCCTGTTGATGGACGTCATCACCCGCCCGGACTGGCGCGATGCGACATCTCTTCCCTATGAAAAGCTGAACTGGGACGCCCCTGCCGCGGATGTCAGGGGGCTGAAGATCGGCCTGATGCTTGATGCCGGTTGCGGCAATGAGACCGCCCCCGAAATCCTTGACGCGGTCAGCCAGGCGGCGGACCTCTTTGCATCCCATGGCGCCGAGGTCGTTCCGATCGCCCCGGTCCTGACCCGCGAGATGCTGGACGGGCTGGACTATGCATGGCGCGCACGGTTCTGGGGCATCATGAATGACCTCAGCGAAGCGCAGCGGGCCAAGATCCTTCCCTATATCCATGACTGGGCCGAGGCGGGCGCACATGTTTCGCCGCAAGACGTTGCCACAGGGTTTGACCAGACCTTCGCCATGAGACGTTCTACCTCCGAGGCCTTCCAGAAGGTGGACGTGATCCTCTCGCCGGTGAACCCCAATGTGTCCTATCCGGCGGACTGGGCTTCACCCACCAATGATCCCGCGCGGCCCTTTGAACATATCTGTTTCACGGTGCCCTGGAACATGGGTGAACAGCCCGCCTGCTCGATCAATTGCGGCTTTACGCAATCGGGCATGCCCATCGGGTTGCAGATCATCGCCCCCCGCTTTCAGGACCAGATGGTGTTCTCGCTTGCCCGCGCTTATGAAAACTGGCGCGGCCCCATCACGAACTGGCCCCGCATCGACGCATGA
- a CDS encoding amidase family protein — translation MTDTATGPIWALTAAQIAQAIRSSELSAVEVAQATLDRLDAVNPSLNAIVDHRPEEVLEQARAVDASRTAGETLGPLAGVPVTIKINIDQKGFATSNGLRSRADLIATENNPVVDGLLRAGAVLLGRTNTPAFSARYFTDNQLFGATHNPRHPSLGPGGSSGGAAAAIASGMGAIAHGNDIGGSIRYPAYACGVHGLRPGLGRVATHNATSPHRPIGAQLMAVQGPLARTVGDLRMGFAAMSGRDIRDPWWFGGEDMTRDIPKRAAFCAHPEGIETASEVEAALRDAAGRLRDAGWQVTELERIPPLKESSRIMHMLWVADNQKQTLQAALDEGDPGAIFTLKGAIDWIGELGDDELGAALTRRAALVRDWLAFLDQWPVLLLPPSSRLPFGPDEDLKKGFEYVTENQYFMTGLPAIGMPALMVSTGLTGDHVPVGVQVLAGRGREELCLQAGEAIEAAGTAPSPIDPVSV, via the coding sequence ATGACAGATACAGCGACGGGACCGATCTGGGCGCTGACCGCAGCGCAGATCGCGCAGGCAATTCGCAGCAGCGAGCTTTCGGCTGTCGAGGTGGCCCAGGCGACTCTGGATCGGCTCGACGCGGTGAATCCGTCCCTCAACGCCATCGTCGATCATCGCCCCGAAGAGGTTCTGGAACAGGCCCGGGCGGTGGACGCCAGCCGCACGGCGGGCGAAACCCTCGGGCCGCTTGCCGGGGTGCCGGTCACCATCAAGATCAATATCGACCAGAAGGGCTTTGCCACCAGCAACGGGCTGCGCTCGCGCGCGGATCTGATCGCGACAGAGAACAACCCGGTCGTCGACGGCTTGCTGCGCGCGGGGGCCGTGCTTCTGGGCCGGACGAATACGCCAGCCTTTTCGGCCCGGTATTTCACCGACAATCAGCTGTTTGGCGCGACGCATAATCCGCGCCACCCCAGCCTTGGCCCCGGCGGGTCCTCGGGCGGGGCCGCCGCGGCGATTGCCTCGGGCATGGGGGCCATCGCCCATGGCAACGATATTGGCGGTTCGATCCGTTATCCGGCCTATGCCTGCGGTGTGCACGGGTTGCGGCCGGGACTTGGCCGTGTCGCCACCCATAACGCCACCAGCCCGCATCGCCCCATCGGTGCACAGCTGATGGCGGTTCAGGGGCCTCTGGCGCGCACAGTGGGTGACCTGCGCATGGGCTTTGCCGCGATGAGCGGGCGCGACATCCGTGACCCGTGGTGGTTCGGCGGTGAGGACATGACGCGGGACATTCCCAAACGCGCCGCCTTCTGCGCACATCCCGAGGGGATCGAAACGGCGAGCGAGGTCGAGGCCGCCCTGCGTGATGCGGCCGGGCGATTGCGCGATGCGGGCTGGCAGGTCACCGAGCTTGAGCGCATTCCGCCGCTGAAGGAATCCAGCCGCATCATGCATATGCTTTGGGTTGCCGACAATCAGAAGCAGACCCTGCAAGCCGCCCTTGATGAAGGCGATCCCGGGGCCATCTTCACGCTGAAGGGAGCGATAGACTGGATCGGTGAACTGGGCGATGACGAACTGGGCGCGGCACTGACCCGGCGTGCGGCGCTGGTTCGCGACTGGCTGGCCTTTCTGGACCAATGGCCGGTCCTGCTGCTGCCGCCCTCGTCGCGACTTCCCTTCGGTCCGGACGAGGATCTGAAGAAGGGTTTCGAATATGTCACCGAAAACCAGTATTTCATGACCGGCCTTCCGGCGATCGGCATGCCGGCGCTGATGGTCTCGACCGGGCTGACCGGTGACCATGTCCCGGTGGGCGTTCAGGTTCTTGCCGGTCGCGGCAGGGAGGAACTGTGCCTGCAGGCAGGAGAGGCGATCGAGGCCGCAGGCACTGCGCCGTCACCGATCGACCCGGTATCGGTCTGA
- a CDS encoding NCS1 family transporter, whose protein sequence is MNPSEPITPDMGRSEALIEESILPTSLNQRPIGMLGYAWIWVGIAVIIATYSLGAGGVAGGIPLAKVIAVIAMANLVIGAFMLLTADIGTEHGLSFAVYLRAPFGVRGTHLPALSRGVVAAMWFGIQTYLGALALNGIGQYFLGFESWILWYVVFAALQVANTAMGIKSVERLATLAAPAIIAISVWMYFTLEGVAQTEGINIWTWQGVDQMSIAVLFVSNMAFWSTLAIDIPNLTRFLQVEPGTRSFMRRNRNVFLAQLVALPVTQGLIAGIGAVSFIATGNWNPVEVIQGQGQGVSLVLLLALVVLAQWSTNNSANLIPSALTFINFAPRVINYKMAVVIAGIVGTLCMPWMLLDNLFVFLGYCGAFLSAIGGIMIGDYYLLRRRCLNVPALYQVDGQFSYANGFNPAGVIAWLVAGALAAWYAQYAILIGFPLGLMLYVLLMKIWVLPRHPQPEIDTPGDDAYLATSVGVSWAYRHDGGFTRVDAGHLDQARKGREDI, encoded by the coding sequence ATGAATCCATCCGAGCCGATAACACCGGACATGGGGCGGTCAGAGGCACTGATCGAGGAATCGATCCTGCCGACCAGCCTGAACCAGAGACCGATCGGCATGCTGGGCTATGCCTGGATCTGGGTCGGCATTGCCGTCATCATCGCGACCTATTCTCTTGGCGCGGGCGGCGTCGCGGGTGGCATCCCCCTTGCCAAGGTCATTGCCGTCATCGCCATGGCCAATCTGGTGATCGGCGCATTCATGCTGCTGACTGCCGATATCGGGACCGAGCATGGGCTGTCCTTCGCCGTCTACCTGCGCGCCCCTTTCGGCGTGCGTGGCACCCATCTGCCCGCATTGTCGCGCGGGGTTGTGGCGGCGATGTGGTTCGGAATCCAGACCTATCTGGGCGCGCTGGCCCTGAACGGGATCGGCCAGTATTTTCTTGGCTTCGAGTCGTGGATCCTCTGGTATGTGGTTTTCGCAGCCCTTCAGGTTGCCAATACCGCCATGGGAATCAAATCCGTCGAACGGCTTGCGACCTTGGCCGCACCGGCAATCATCGCCATCTCGGTCTGGATGTATTTCACCCTTGAAGGCGTCGCGCAGACCGAGGGCATCAACATCTGGACATGGCAGGGCGTCGATCAGATGAGCATCGCCGTATTGTTCGTGTCGAACATGGCCTTCTGGTCCACGCTGGCCATCGACATTCCCAACCTGACCCGTTTTCTTCAGGTCGAACCCGGAACCCGCAGCTTCATGCGCCGCAACCGCAATGTCTTTCTGGCGCAGCTGGTGGCACTGCCTGTCACGCAGGGGTTGATCGCCGGGATCGGCGCCGTCAGCTTCATCGCCACCGGCAACTGGAACCCGGTCGAGGTCATTCAGGGCCAGGGGCAGGGCGTCTCTCTGGTCTTGCTGCTGGCCCTGGTCGTTCTGGCCCAATGGTCAACCAACAATTCGGCGAACCTGATCCCCTCGGCGCTGACCTTCATCAACTTCGCGCCCCGGGTCATCAACTACAAGATGGCGGTGGTGATCGCCGGGATCGTCGGCACCCTGTGCATGCCCTGGATGCTGCTGGACAATCTCTTCGTGTTCCTGGGCTATTGCGGTGCGTTCCTCTCGGCCATCGGCGGGATCATGATCGGCGATTACTACCTGTTGCGCCGCCGATGCCTGAATGTGCCCGCGCTCTATCAGGTGGACGGTCAGTTCAGCTATGCCAACGGGTTCAATCCGGCAGGGGTGATCGCATGGCTCGTCGCCGGGGCACTGGCGGCATGGTATGCGCAATATGCCATCCTGATCGGCTTTCCGCTGGGGTTGATGCTCTATGTCCTGTTGATGAAGATCTGGGTTCTGCCGCGCCACCCGCAGCCGGAAATCGATACCCCCGGGGATGACGCCTATCTGGCGACCTCGGTCGGGGTCAGCTGGGCCTATCGCCATGACGGCGGTTTCACGCGCGTCGATGCGGGGCATCTCGATCAGGCCCGCAAGGGGCGCGAGGACATCTGA
- a CDS encoding DUF2177 family protein translates to MQIAILYASTLVIFLLIDIIGISQIIRPVFERHVGDLLAEPFRLLPAAGFYAAYIGGVLYFVSVPALAEARPAKALIEGALIGLMCYGTYEFTNYATLRDWSLQQVVTDGLWGGFLTGFSAWAGVSVTRWLT, encoded by the coding sequence ATGCAAATCGCGATTCTTTATGCCAGCACTCTGGTGATATTTCTGCTGATCGACATCATCGGCATTTCCCAGATCATCCGCCCGGTCTTTGAACGCCATGTCGGCGATCTGCTGGCCGAGCCCTTTCGTCTGCTGCCCGCAGCGGGTTTCTATGCCGCCTACATCGGCGGGGTGCTGTATTTCGTTTCTGTGCCGGCCCTTGCCGAAGCACGCCCCGCGAAGGCGCTGATCGAGGGTGCGCTGATCGGCCTGATGTGTTACGGCACCTATGAATTCACCAATTACGCCACGTTGCGCGACTGGTCGTTGCAGCAGGTGGTGACCGACGGCCTGTGGGGCGGGTTCCTGACCGGATTTTCGGCATGGGCTGGCGTTTCGGTCACGCGCTGGCTGACATGA